A stretch of DNA from Desulfosarcina ovata subsp. ovata:
CGAGATCGCTGATATTTTTCGCCGAGGTGGCGTTTTCCCGGGCAGCCACCCGAATGGCGTCATCGTCCGTGGCCAGGTTGAGAAAAAATGTCTCAATCCCGTAAACCCGATGATCCCTGACGGCATTGGTATGGATGGAAACGAACAGATCGGCGTTCTGGGTATTGGCGATCGCCGTCCGCTCCTCCAGGGTCAGGTAGCGATCGGTGGTACGGGTGAGAATCGCGTCACACTTGAGTTCGCGCTCCACCTTGCGGGCCAGCCGTTTTGCGATTTCAAGAACCACGTGCTTTTCATGCACGCCTTTGCGATATCCGGGAGCGCCATAATCTTTGCCGCCATGGCCCGGGTCGATGATGATGCGGCTGACGCCAAGGGCAAATTGCCGGGCGATGGCGCCGGGGGGCAACTTGCCGTTAGCAGGCGGCAAGGGGGCAGCATACGGTTTTCCGACGGTTTTGCCCGTTTCCATCCCCCATACGTCCAGGACGATGCGAAATGGATTTTTCAGGGAAAAAATCTTGTAGTTTTTAAATGACTTGATATCAACGACGATTCTGACCGACTCGGGGGTGTACTGTCCTGCCCGCGCATCACTGAGCAGTTCATCGTTAATGGGGATGAATTTCTTGATATCCTTTCCCAACCGGCTGTTGCTCAGATCGATATAGAGCCGCTGCGGTTTTTTAATGGAAGGATCCTTTTTCAGCAGTCGATGGGTAAAACGGGTCTCCTGGTCCGCATCGACCACAATACGCGTATAACTGGGATTGGACCAGAAACGCAGGCCCTGCACCGTTACCCGGCCCGTTCCCACGGGTCCTTTTTGCGGGGTGAGGCCTGACGACGCGGCGCCTGACCGGTTGATCATCGCGGCCAGCGGATCCGTCTGATCCACGGCTGACGCCACTGCCACCGGAACCGCCGTCGGTTTCAGTTCACCGGCGGCCTTGCCAGCAAACGGGCTGCCGGGAAACTCCCGCTGAACCCGTCTGAAATAGTCATCGGCCGTATCCCGGTCGGCAGATCGATGGGAGGCGCCGGCCAATCCCCGGTAAACAACGGCGACCATGTAAAGGGCCTCGGCAGCATGGGGCCCCCGGGGATCGGTGCGGTGGGCCGTCTGGAACCGATCGATGCAGCGCTGCCACTGATCCCGGTATTTTTTGCGGGTGCCACTGGATAGCAAATCGTTGTAGGCCGCATGGGCTTTTTTCAAATGGCGTCCAGCTGCCACAGTTTCGGGTGGTGTTGCCGGCTTCCCCAGCGCCTTCAATTGCGTTTGTGATTTGGGGGTATAGCGACTGTCGGGAAATTGCCGGATGATCCGCTGAAACACATCCACTGCTTCGCTTTGGTCTGCGGCAAGGTAGGAGCGTTTGTGCAGTTCCAGATACAACAGTCCGGCTCTGTACAGTCCGGCGGCCGCCCAGGGGCCGGACGGATCCAGCCGGGCTACGCCTTTGAACTTTTCAATGCATGCCAGCCATTTGTCTCGATATTTCTGATGGCGCGGGTTCTTTTTAAGGGCTGTATAGGCCTTTTCGGCATGATAGAATTGCTCTTTGGGCGTCATGGCCCAGGACAGCGGCGCACAAACCATCCCTGCGAGAAGTGCGGCCAGCATTAGCAGGGTCACTGCCGCATATGTTGGTTTGTCGGCAAACTCATGCATATCGATATCGTTTCGTGTCAGTAGACGACTAACTGGGCCTGGTTTTGCAGCTCATTCAATGTATTCAGGGCATCAATGGGGGTCATGCGCCCAAGGTCGAGCATCTGCAGGGTCTCTACCACTTTTCGTTCGACCGGACTGAACAGGCCGAGCTGTACGTGCCCGTCACCTTTTTTGCCACCGCTCCGGGTCGGTTTTTTTTCGCCGACCTGGGGATGCGCCCCGGATTCGATCTGGGCCAAAATCTTCTTTGAGCGGCGAATCACCGATTCCGGGATTCCCGCCAGACGGGCCACCTGAATGCCGTAGCTGCGGTTGGTACCGCCTGCGACCAGTTTTCTCAGAAAAATGATTTCGTCGTTCCACTCTTTGACGGCAATGTTGTAATTTTTCACCCGCTCGAGTTGCTCAGCCAGTTCGGTCAATTCATGGTAGTGGGTGGCGAAAAGGGTGCGCGTTCCGTTTCCGTTCAGGTCGTGCAGGTGCTCGGCCACGGCCCAGGCAATGCTCAGCCCGTCATAGGTCGAAGTCCCCCGGCCAATCTCATCCAGAATCACCAGGCTGTTTGCAGTAGCGTTGTTGACGATATTGGCCGTCTCCTGCATCTCCACCATGAAGGTGCTCTGGCCGGCGGAAAGATTATCCAGGGCCCCCACCCGGGTAAAAATGCGGTCGGTCAAAGCGATATTGGCCGATGCCGCCGGCACGAAGCTGCCCATCTGGGCCATGATGGTAATCAGGGCCACCTGGCGAAGCACCGTGGATTTGCCGGCCATGTTGGGGCCCGTGATAATCAGCACCTGATTGGCCTGATTGTCCAGAAGAATGGAGTTGGGGACAAACCGTTCGCCGGTAATCAGCTTCTCCACCACCGGATGACGCCCCTCCTGGATATCCAAAACGCCCTCGGAATTGATTTGCGGTTGGCAGTAGCCGTTATTATGGGCCACTTCGGCAAATGCAACCAGGCAATCAACGCGCGCGATGAATCGGGCGATGGCCTGAACCTTGGCATGCCGGGCCTTGGCCTGATCCCTGACCTCGATAAAGAGACGCAATTCCAGACTGGCGCGCTGATCCTCTGCATTGAGCACCCGGGATTCAAAGTGCTTCAAATCGTCGGTGATATAGCGTTCGGCATTGACCAGGGTCTGTTTGCGCACGTAGTGATCGGGCACCGATTCGCTGTGTGCGCGCGGAATTTCGATATAATAGCCGAAAACCTTGTTGAAACGCACCTTGAGTGAATTGATGCCCGTTGTGCTGCGCTCTTTGGCTTCCAATTCGGCCAGCCAACCCTTGCCATCCTGGCTGATGCGGATCAGTTCGTCCAGTTCGTCATTGTATCCGGTGCAGATCATGCCCCCCTCGGAGGTGACCGGCGGGGCATCCTCGCGAATGGCCTGATCGATCAGATCGGCCAGTTCATCAAGGGGTCGGGTATCCTCATGGCAGGCATAATGATCCGACGTCAATTCGGTCAGGGCGGCGAAGACCGCTTTGAGTGCCCGGATGGAAAGTTTCAATGCCGTCAGGTCCCGGGCATTGCCGTGCCCCATGGCGATTTTGCTGCCCAGCCGCTCCAGATCCCGTACCGATTTGAGGGCCTGGCGAAGATCCTTTCGTGCCTGCATCCGCTCCACGCCTTCGGCCACCGCCGCATAGCGTCTCTGGATGCGTGCCGCATCGAGCATCGGATAACGCAACCATTGCGCCATCAGCCGCCCCCCCATGGCCGTGACCGTCTGGTCCAGGATGTCCAGAAGCGTCCCCTGGCGGCCGCCCGTACGGATACTGCGCAGCAGTTCCAGGTTCCGGCAGCTCTGATCGTCAACGACCAGGAAGGCCCCCAAAAAATAGGTTTGAATGCCATGCAGGTGTTCAAGCTTCTGGCGCTGGGTTTCGGTGACGTAATGCACCAGTGCGCCAGCGGCCCCGATCCCGGCTTTCATGGATTCACAACCGAATCCTTCAAGGGAAAGGGTCTCGAATTGATCCATAAGCCGCTGCCGGCCGGCACCCCATTCAAACGTGGCATCCTCCAGCACGGTGATGGCGAAGTTGAGCGGGTTGTCCCTCAGCACGGTGAACGCCGCATCCTCCTCGAGGGATACGGGCATCAGGATCTCGCGGGGGGCCACCCGCATCATTTCGTCGACAATGGCCGCGACATCAGCGGTTTCGGTCAACCGGAAAGTCCCCGTGGAAATATCCAGGCTGGCCAGCCCGGTGACCTGCTGATGCCGCGAGAAGGCCAGCACAAAATTATTGGCCCTGGCATCCAGCAGTTCGTCTTCGACGATCATCCCCGGGGTCACCACGCGGACCACTTCGCGCTTGACCAGGCCCTTGGCGGCCTTGGGGTCCTCCACCTGATCGCAGATGGCCACCTTATGACCCTTTTCGATCAACCGGGCGATGTAGCCCTGGGCGGCCCGATAGGGTACACCGCACATGGGTACCGCGGCGTCGTTGTTTTTGTTGCGGGACGTGAGGGTGATTTCCAATGCACCCGAGGCGACTTTGGCGTCCTCGAAAAACATCTCATAGAAATCGCCCATGCGGTAAAAAAGCAGGACGTCGGGATACCGCTCCTTAATGGAGAGGTATTGCTGCATCATAGGGGTCGATTTGACAGGGGCCATCAATCAGTCAGTCAGTAACGGCACGATCCGGATTATTTCACTTCGGCAGCCACCACTATGTCATCATCCGTAACAGGAGCGGCGGTAACCGTGTCGGGCGCGGGTTCGGCAGCCGCCGTCTGGCTGCGGAGCTGCTGTTCCAACGTGGCCACGGTTTCCACCAGGCTGGCCTCCTTGGCTTTGAGAGCCTTGATGATTTTGGCGTCTTTGAAGTGTTTGAACAGGCTGAGAAAGTAGGTCAGCAGAATCCCCAGCAGAAAAAAAGCCACAAAAAAGATGGCATTGGCCAGAAACGGGGTTTCATAGAAAAAAAAGCCCAGATTGAGCACCAAATGGCTCTCGGACATAAAAAATCCGCGGTTTTGGTAGATGATCAGCCCGACAAAACCGAAGACGACTATCCAGAAGGCGATTTTCACCTTTTTCATTGACTGTTTCTCCCTCACCTCGTTCGCGTTGTGGTTGGGTTCAAGATCTTGCAGGGAATGGCGGCCTTTATTTTGAAGCGTCCCTCAACGTCCTTAAAATCCTTGGATTATCGAGCATATCTATCCTTTTCCACCCGAAAACTCAACCTTTTTTTCGGTTCAGGGGAACCAGTTCGATCGATCCCCAGGCCCCCATCTGACGGCCAACAACCACGACAATACCAAGGATATCCCCCATCCCGCGGCCCGACTGGATGGCGCCGTCGATATCCCCGGGGCGTTGAATCCGGTTGCCGATGGCGGTGGCCGCCGCATCGGCCAGGGCACTGGACCGGGCGACCACACAGACGGCATCGGCAACACCGCGGGAGAGGGAGTGGCCCACCGTCCCCGAGGAGGTGCAGAGCCCCAGCCCATCGCCGGTATCCGGAATTTTCAGCCCCATCTTCATGCTCAGGGGCGAGGCGCCCGCAAAAATCCCGGCCACCAGCGGCGCATCGCTCTTCACAAAGAGATCTCCGCCATTTTCAACAACGATCCGGGAAGTTGCCTCCAGCAACCCGCGACCGACAGATTCGGCGATGGCCCCGGCCACAGCCGCCATGGGGCCGACCCCGGCAGCCTGGCCGGCGTGAATCATCTGACGGACCACCAGGGGGGCCGGCGACACATTCGGCCAGGGGACCAGCGTGGTGGCAAATTCCGGGTAACGCCGGATGTATCCGGCAATCTGCCCCCGGCAGTCCAACACGTGTTCACGGGCCTCATCGGCCAGAGGTCGCTCGGCCTGAATCAACAGGTCGGTCTGTTCGCACACCACCCGAAAGGCCACCAGGCCGGTGGTGTGGACCCGTTCCCGATAGGTTCGTTTCCGATAGCTCTCCGGTAAGGGTGCCCGTCCACGCGACGGTTTGGCCGGTTTGCTACCCATGTTTAGATTTGGACGACCGGCCGCAGATGCGCTGGGAACCGATTCAGGAAATAGCTGTCGGTCATGCCAGCAATGTAGTCTCGCACGATCTCCGGATGACTGTGGTCCTCGACATAATCGTCCGACATGTCCGCCAGAAAACCGGAAAAGATGTCCGATTCCCGGTTGCCGGTCGTGAGGTCTTCAAGATAGGTGTCAAACAACATGCCAAACAGTTTTTTGATGGTCGCCGAATGCACCTTGTTTTTTGGATTGGTGTAGATCCGATTCAGGTTAAAGGTCTTGAGGTTTTTCAGCGCATCGGAAATCCCGGGGCTGAAGGCGATAAACCGGTTGGCATAAGAGTTCTGGATAATGTCGGTCACCAGGCGGTAGACAATGGTGCCATTGGAATTGCCCAAAATACGAACGATGGATGCCGGGATCTCTCCCCGTTTCAGCAGGCCGAGGCGGATGGCGTCTTCCAGATCCCGGCCGATATAGGCGATGGTGTCGGCCATGCGCACGACGCACCCCTCGGTGGTCATGGGCACCAGGGCCAGGGCCGGGTTGGCCTTTTTGGTACTGATCTCCGCCTCAAAGGTGGAAAAGGTCTTGTCGGGTTGAGGCGTCAGCAGACGGTTATGGATCTCGCCGTCGTGGCAGAGAATGCCATCCAAGGTCTGCAGGCACAGGTTCCAGCCCTGCCCTTTTCGCTCCACCCGGTCGAGGAACTGGATGCTCTGGACGTTGTGCAAAAAGTTTCCGATGCCGGCTTTCAGGCACAACTCGGACAGGTAGCGTTCGCCTTCATGACCGAACGGCGTGTGACCGATGTCGTGACCCAGCGCGATGGCTTCGATCAAATCCTCGTTAAGTCTTAAAAAACGCCCGATGGTGCGACCGATCTTGGAAACCAACTGCACATGCAGAACGCGGTGAGTGATGTGATCATTGGCGATCAGGGAAAAAACCTGGGTTTTGTCGTTGTAACGGGTATAGGCACGGCTGTGCAGGATGCGGTCAGCATCCAGGGAGAAGGCCTGCCGGTAGCCGGCCGCCGAATCGAAGATCGGATGACGGCGTATCCCGGCGTTGCTGAATGTGGCGGCCGATGAAAAGATGGTCCGTTCACGCCGGTTCAGGTCCGCCTTCAACCGGTCCAGGACCGGCTGGGTTGTGACATCTTCAGATTTCTCCATTGTCAATCAGCTGCTCCATCAACGCAAAATAGTCGATACCGGCTGCCCGAAACCCCTCCCGGCCATATTTCATATTGGCCTCCAGGAGGGTGTATTGTCCGTCATGGCAGCAGATGTCCAATCCAACGTCGTCCCACCGGCACACGGTGGCCGTCTCGAGGGCCAGGTCCAGGGCGGCCTGGGGGACCGGGTCGAGACTGACCCGCCCGCCCCGGGCCACATTGGTGCGAAATTCTCCCGCACTGGCGATGCGCCAGTAGGCGTGCACCACCCGCCCGCCGATCACCACCGCGCGGATATCCCGGTCCATGGGCAGGAACTCCTGGATATAGACCACATGCCGGTCACGGGTGTAAGCATCCAGTTCGGCATCGTTGCGGATCAGGAACACACCCCGCCCCATGGCGGACCCCCGCGGCTCCTTGGCGATCAGCGGAAGTGAAAAATAGTCCCGTATCCGGCCCCGCTGCCGTTTCCCGAAGAAAACGCGTGTACGAAGATGGGGCAAGCCGGCCAGTTGAAACAGGGCGCTTTGTTTGATCTTGTCCTGAACACACTTGTAGGTATGGTAGCTGGGAAAGGTGGCTTTGCCCAACGTATCGAACAGTTCCGCGTAAAACGCCGTGGGGTAATAAATTTTATCGGCGCTGCGGATCAGGTGCCTCTCCTGTTCACCGTAATCACAGAAATTGGGATGCACCCCGATGGTAAGGACATTGCGGCAGGCACGCAACCGCGCCTCCAGGGCCAAAACCTGCCGCGCCACGTTAGAGTCTGCCGATAACGGCCTGAACCACCGTCTCCAGTGCCGCCACAAAGGGTCCGCTTTGACCGGCGGCGGCAATCGGAGCGCCCTGGTCACACGATTTGACCACTTCGGGATCAAAGGGCAACGTGCCCAGGAAAGTCACGCCCATAGCCTCGGCCGTCAGGCGTCCCCCCTGGCTTTTAAACAGCTCAACGGTTTTCCCGCAGCAGGGACAGGCGAACGGCCCCATGTTCTCCACCAACCCGACCAGTTCAAGGTTGACGG
This window harbors:
- a CDS encoding N-acetylmuramoyl-L-alanine amidase, translating into MHEFADKPTYAAVTLLMLAALLAGMVCAPLSWAMTPKEQFYHAEKAYTALKKNPRHQKYRDKWLACIEKFKGVARLDPSGPWAAAGLYRAGLLYLELHKRSYLAADQSEAVDVFQRIIRQFPDSRYTPKSQTQLKALGKPATPPETVAAGRHLKKAHAAYNDLLSSGTRKKYRDQWQRCIDRFQTAHRTDPRGPHAAEALYMVAVVYRGLAGASHRSADRDTADDYFRRVQREFPGSPFAGKAAGELKPTAVPVAVASAVDQTDPLAAMINRSGAASSGLTPQKGPVGTGRVTVQGLRFWSNPSYTRIVVDADQETRFTHRLLKKDPSIKKPQRLYIDLSNSRLGKDIKKFIPINDELLSDARAGQYTPESVRIVVDIKSFKNYKIFSLKNPFRIVLDVWGMETGKTVGKPYAAPLPPANGKLPPGAIARQFALGVSRIIIDPGHGGKDYGAPGYRKGVHEKHVVLEIAKRLARKVERELKCDAILTRTTDRYLTLEERTAIANTQNADLFVSIHTNAVRDHRVYGIETFFLNLATDDDAIRVAARENATSAKNISDLESILNDLMQNAKINESSRLAAMVQEEMCLHLKKRGYSDIRSKGVKQAPFYVLLGAQMPAILVETSFISNPRECKRLTSAKYQEALCDGIIRGIRQYIKDTLPTAFVQPPTARNRQG
- a CDS encoding UPF0280 family protein; the encoded protein is MGSKPAKPSRGRAPLPESYRKRTYRERVHTTGLVAFRVVCEQTDLLIQAERPLADEAREHVLDCRGQIAGYIRRYPEFATTLVPWPNVSPAPLVVRQMIHAGQAAGVGPMAAVAGAIAESVGRGLLEATSRIVVENGGDLFVKSDAPLVAGIFAGASPLSMKMGLKIPDTGDGLGLCTSSGTVGHSLSRGVADAVCVVARSSALADAAATAIGNRIQRPGDIDGAIQSGRGMGDILGIVVVVGRQMGAWGSIELVPLNRKKG
- a CDS encoding deoxyguanosinetriphosphate triphosphohydrolase family protein produces the protein MEKSEDVTTQPVLDRLKADLNRRERTIFSSAATFSNAGIRRHPIFDSAAGYRQAFSLDADRILHSRAYTRYNDKTQVFSLIANDHITHRVLHVQLVSKIGRTIGRFLRLNEDLIEAIALGHDIGHTPFGHEGERYLSELCLKAGIGNFLHNVQSIQFLDRVERKGQGWNLCLQTLDGILCHDGEIHNRLLTPQPDKTFSTFEAEISTKKANPALALVPMTTEGCVVRMADTIAYIGRDLEDAIRLGLLKRGEIPASIVRILGNSNGTIVYRLVTDIIQNSYANRFIAFSPGISDALKNLKTFNLNRIYTNPKNKVHSATIKKLFGMLFDTYLEDLTTGNRESDIFSGFLADMSDDYVEDHSHPEIVRDYIAGMTDSYFLNRFPAHLRPVVQI
- the mutS gene encoding DNA mismatch repair protein MutS, encoding MAPVKSTPMMQQYLSIKERYPDVLLFYRMGDFYEMFFEDAKVASGALEITLTSRNKNNDAAVPMCGVPYRAAQGYIARLIEKGHKVAICDQVEDPKAAKGLVKREVVRVVTPGMIVEDELLDARANNFVLAFSRHQQVTGLASLDISTGTFRLTETADVAAIVDEMMRVAPREILMPVSLEEDAAFTVLRDNPLNFAITVLEDATFEWGAGRQRLMDQFETLSLEGFGCESMKAGIGAAGALVHYVTETQRQKLEHLHGIQTYFLGAFLVVDDQSCRNLELLRSIRTGGRQGTLLDILDQTVTAMGGRLMAQWLRYPMLDAARIQRRYAAVAEGVERMQARKDLRQALKSVRDLERLGSKIAMGHGNARDLTALKLSIRALKAVFAALTELTSDHYACHEDTRPLDELADLIDQAIREDAPPVTSEGGMICTGYNDELDELIRISQDGKGWLAELEAKERSTTGINSLKVRFNKVFGYYIEIPRAHSESVPDHYVRKQTLVNAERYITDDLKHFESRVLNAEDQRASLELRLFIEVRDQAKARHAKVQAIARFIARVDCLVAFAEVAHNNGYCQPQINSEGVLDIQEGRHPVVEKLITGERFVPNSILLDNQANQVLIITGPNMAGKSTVLRQVALITIMAQMGSFVPAASANIALTDRIFTRVGALDNLSAGQSTFMVEMQETANIVNNATANSLVILDEIGRGTSTYDGLSIAWAVAEHLHDLNGNGTRTLFATHYHELTELAEQLERVKNYNIAVKEWNDEIIFLRKLVAGGTNRSYGIQVARLAGIPESVIRRSKKILAQIESGAHPQVGEKKPTRSGGKKGDGHVQLGLFSPVERKVVETLQMLDLGRMTPIDALNTLNELQNQAQLVVY
- a CDS encoding ATP-grasp domain-containing protein, translated to MARQVLALEARLRACRNVLTIGVHPNFCDYGEQERHLIRSADKIYYPTAFYAELFDTLGKATFPSYHTYKCVQDKIKQSALFQLAGLPHLRTRVFFGKRQRGRIRDYFSLPLIAKEPRGSAMGRGVFLIRNDAELDAYTRDRHVVYIQEFLPMDRDIRAVVIGGRVVHAYWRIASAGEFRTNVARGGRVSLDPVPQAALDLALETATVCRWDDVGLDICCHDGQYTLLEANMKYGREGFRAAGIDYFALMEQLIDNGEI